One Paenarthrobacter aurescens TC1 DNA window includes the following coding sequences:
- a CDS encoding putative low temperature requirement A family protein (LtrA) (identified by match to protein family HMM PF06772), producing MSSNPLRHALSRMGGRDPHEKHRTATPLELFFDLTFVIAFGVAGSQFAHAVAEAHFGAGLLGFGFAMFAVIWAWINFTWFASAYDTDDWVFRVVTMIQMVGVLILAMGIEPMFHSIVEGDHVNNVAILIGYIIMRVALIFQWLRAARQDPERRETCLRYAKYLAIVQVGWVIALVIETDVLTTFLLAAPLFILEMATPYFAERKIRTPWHAHHIAERYGLLAIIALGECLIGAIETLRAIVATHSWSLDAALVGLSGTGLAFAMWWIYFILPSGPALHVQRHRSWVFGYGHMPVFAAIAATGAGLHVAAYFIDHETHIPAAAAVASIAIPIILFKVSLSTLYGIMLGPDREHLWSSTLVVLGLASSIAMAAAGASVPVCMLAMMLVLGLSIAYDERRGHKGRAAALRRLETAAG from the coding sequence ATGTCCTCGAATCCCCTTCGCCATGCGCTCTCCCGCATGGGCGGCCGCGATCCCCACGAAAAACACCGCACCGCCACCCCGCTTGAACTGTTCTTCGACCTGACGTTTGTTATTGCCTTCGGTGTTGCCGGCAGCCAGTTCGCGCACGCTGTGGCGGAAGCGCATTTCGGGGCGGGCCTTCTGGGCTTTGGCTTCGCCATGTTCGCGGTGATTTGGGCCTGGATTAACTTCACCTGGTTCGCCAGCGCCTACGACACCGATGACTGGGTGTTCAGGGTGGTCACCATGATCCAGATGGTTGGCGTCCTCATCCTGGCCATGGGCATTGAGCCGATGTTCCACTCGATTGTGGAAGGGGATCATGTCAACAATGTGGCCATCCTCATCGGCTACATCATCATGCGCGTAGCTCTAATCTTCCAGTGGCTGCGCGCCGCCCGCCAAGACCCGGAACGCCGCGAGACATGCCTCCGTTACGCGAAGTACCTGGCAATTGTGCAGGTTGGCTGGGTCATCGCGTTGGTGATCGAAACCGATGTCCTCACAACGTTCCTCCTGGCTGCTCCGCTGTTCATCCTGGAGATGGCGACTCCCTACTTCGCGGAACGCAAGATCCGTACGCCCTGGCATGCGCACCACATCGCAGAGCGCTACGGCCTGCTTGCCATCATCGCCTTGGGTGAATGCTTGATTGGTGCCATTGAAACACTCCGGGCGATTGTTGCCACACACAGTTGGTCCTTGGACGCCGCCCTGGTGGGCTTGAGTGGAACCGGGCTCGCCTTCGCTATGTGGTGGATCTACTTCATCCTGCCCTCAGGCCCGGCGCTCCACGTCCAGCGGCATCGCTCATGGGTGTTTGGCTATGGCCACATGCCGGTCTTCGCAGCCATCGCGGCTACAGGGGCGGGACTTCACGTCGCTGCGTACTTCATCGATCATGAGACACATATCCCGGCGGCCGCTGCCGTGGCCTCCATCGCCATCCCCATCATTCTGTTCAAGGTTTCGCTGAGTACGCTGTACGGCATCATGCTCGGACCGGACCGCGAGCACCTCTGGAGCTCCACGCTGGTGGTTCTGGGCCTGGCTTCAAGCATCGCCATGGCAGCTGCGGGCGCCTCCGTGCCGGTGTGCATGCTGGCAATGATGCTGGTCCTGGGCCTGTCCATCGCCTACGACGAACGACGCGGGCACAAGGGCAGGGCAGCGGCACTCCGTAGGCTGGAAACGGCCGCAGGCTAA
- a CDS encoding hypothetical protein (identified by Glimmer2; putative) codes for MVLKSIAASTPAALLVTIDFPENQPTTLLHGAPQPVLRSS; via the coding sequence GTGGTGCTCAAAAGCATTGCCGCGAGCACCCCCGCGGCACTGCTCGTGACCATCGACTTCCCGGAAAACCAGCCCACAACTCTCCTTCACGGTGCACCACAACCGGTGTTGCGCTCATCTTAG
- a CDS encoding putative ATPase domain, AAA family protein (identified by match to protein family HMM PF00004; match to protein family HMM PF00583): protein MSNWRIRDFHSSDLDGILHLWESLKADGVEPVYALSEVLASCEKDHAVVAVQGDQVVGAAVGRAAHDQGWIVFLATLTEFRGRGIGTSLLSAVENRMAPHGLNKLSALMPETETRVEAFLGRGFVVKKNLRYFERTIPVQRQELGALGLLGGRILARDLWENVAGMRREKELLERRLVLPLAEADLADEYGVVPPRAVVLFGPPGTGKTTFAKAIASRLEWPFVEVFPSRLASDPKGLAGALRETFLEIAELEHAVVFIDEVEEIASQRAGDPPSPLQGVTNELLKIIPAFREQPGRLLVCATNFIRALDTAFLRHGRFDYVIPIGLPDVHAREAMWQRFIPATVVDSVDIAQLVERTEGFSPADIEFAARSASQRALEKAVYDDDGSGLASNGRKGPVTQDYLDAIGDTRTTVSPEVHQDFLEDIDVLGRV from the coding sequence ATGAGCAACTGGCGCATCAGGGACTTCCACTCGTCCGACTTGGACGGCATCCTGCACCTCTGGGAGTCACTCAAGGCTGACGGCGTGGAACCGGTGTACGCGTTGTCCGAGGTCCTGGCGTCCTGCGAGAAGGACCACGCCGTGGTGGCGGTCCAAGGTGACCAGGTGGTGGGTGCCGCCGTCGGTCGAGCAGCGCACGATCAAGGCTGGATCGTTTTTCTGGCGACGCTGACGGAGTTCCGCGGCCGCGGCATCGGCACTTCGCTGCTGTCCGCCGTCGAGAACCGCATGGCCCCGCACGGGCTCAACAAACTCTCCGCACTGATGCCGGAAACCGAAACGAGGGTGGAAGCGTTCCTGGGGCGCGGGTTCGTGGTGAAGAAGAACCTCCGCTACTTTGAGCGGACCATCCCCGTGCAGCGGCAGGAGCTTGGCGCATTGGGGCTGTTGGGCGGGCGCATCCTGGCTCGGGATCTGTGGGAGAACGTGGCCGGCATGCGTCGTGAGAAGGAGCTGCTGGAACGGCGGCTGGTTCTCCCGCTGGCTGAGGCCGACCTCGCCGACGAATACGGAGTTGTACCGCCCAGGGCCGTGGTACTTTTCGGTCCTCCGGGCACCGGCAAAACCACCTTCGCCAAGGCCATCGCGTCGCGCCTGGAGTGGCCGTTCGTGGAGGTCTTCCCGTCCCGATTGGCCTCCGACCCCAAGGGCTTGGCCGGTGCGCTCCGCGAAACGTTCCTGGAAATCGCCGAGCTGGAACATGCTGTGGTGTTCATCGACGAAGTAGAGGAGATCGCGTCGCAGCGTGCCGGTGATCCGCCGTCGCCGCTGCAGGGCGTCACCAATGAACTCCTCAAGATCATCCCGGCCTTCCGTGAACAGCCCGGCCGGTTGCTGGTGTGCGCCACCAACTTCATCCGTGCCCTTGATACCGCGTTCCTGCGCCACGGCCGATTCGACTACGTCATCCCCATCGGGCTCCCCGACGTGCACGCCCGCGAAGCCATGTGGCAGCGGTTTATCCCCGCCACGGTGGTGGACTCGGTTGATATCGCCCAGCTGGTGGAACGGACCGAGGGCTTCTCGCCGGCGGACATCGAGTTCGCTGCCCGCAGCGCCTCCCAGCGGGCTCTGGAAAAAGCAGTGTACGACGACGACGGCTCCGGTCTTGCGTCCAACGGGCGTAAGGGGCCGGTCACCCAGGACTACCTCGACGCAATCGGTGACACCCGCACGACGGTGAGCCCCGAAGTGCACCAGGACTTCCTGGAAGACATCGACGTGCTGGGGCGCGTGTAG
- a CDS encoding FG-GAP repeat domain protein (identified by match to protein family HMM PF01839): protein MPSAHAVDGEDFSIQGPAFVGSGLSVKGAYEYFSACDPNAQPSYSVQWLRDGQPVYPEPNFSQFYDLDIEDVGSRISAVVTGSNACEPAQVVVPESDVVRSQPMRAEGFTGRGVFELLGRRHDGALLLYPGQDGAQGWTSPQLIGPNWGSYTRIIGGGDLTSDGKTELLTADGSGRLWMFWGRGDGTFPSNAYPSEIGWGWNAMDKVVGPGDFDGDGYNDLLATEPNGNLYLYPKAARGWTPRVHVGQGWNVMDLLITPGDFNGDGTVDILAKDKVGRLFLYGGNGRGGWLSPRLVGQGWNALSKIGSAGDFNRDGFNDVHGVNSAGELLMYYGDGRGGWKGVETVGWGWNIFNALY from the coding sequence GTGCCGTCCGCGCATGCGGTGGATGGGGAGGACTTCAGCATCCAAGGCCCGGCATTTGTGGGCTCTGGGCTGTCAGTCAAGGGTGCCTACGAGTACTTCTCCGCGTGTGACCCGAATGCGCAGCCGAGCTACTCGGTCCAGTGGCTTCGTGATGGACAGCCGGTATACCCCGAGCCGAACTTCTCGCAGTTTTATGACCTGGACATCGAAGACGTTGGGAGCCGCATCTCTGCCGTGGTGACGGGATCGAATGCCTGTGAACCTGCGCAAGTTGTTGTCCCGGAGTCCGACGTCGTCCGGAGCCAACCGATGCGTGCCGAGGGGTTCACCGGGAGGGGTGTCTTTGAGTTGCTGGGACGCCGCCATGATGGAGCCCTGCTGCTGTACCCGGGCCAGGATGGTGCACAGGGCTGGACGTCACCACAGCTCATCGGCCCGAATTGGGGCTCGTACACGCGGATTATCGGCGGCGGGGACCTCACCAGCGACGGTAAGACCGAGCTCCTGACCGCTGACGGATCAGGGAGGCTGTGGATGTTCTGGGGTCGCGGCGATGGCACGTTTCCGTCCAATGCCTATCCATCCGAGATCGGCTGGGGGTGGAATGCGATGGACAAAGTGGTGGGGCCCGGAGACTTCGACGGCGATGGATATAACGACCTCCTGGCAACCGAGCCCAACGGGAACCTCTACCTGTATCCGAAGGCCGCACGGGGTTGGACTCCCCGGGTACACGTTGGCCAGGGCTGGAACGTGATGGACCTGCTCATCACTCCAGGCGATTTCAACGGTGACGGCACAGTGGACATCCTCGCCAAGGACAAGGTAGGCAGACTGTTCTTGTACGGCGGGAACGGCAGGGGCGGGTGGCTGTCTCCCAGACTCGTTGGCCAGGGCTGGAATGCCCTGAGCAAGATCGGAAGCGCCGGGGACTTCAACCGTGATGGCTTCAATGATGTCCACGGCGTCAACAGCGCCGGTGAGCTGCTGATGTACTACGGCGATGGACGCGGTGGTTGGAAAGGCGTCGAAACCGTCGGATGGGGCTGGAACATCTTCAACGCGCTCTACTGA
- a CDS encoding oxidoreductase, short chain dehydrogenase/reductase family (identified by match to protein family HMM PF00106) — protein sequence MAVLDLAPETSPHFGVQCNVADDASVRTAVERVVQQFGRLDIVINNAGIGAQGDIAANDDDEWLRVLNVNVVGIARVSRAALPHLRESPAAAIVNTCSIAATAGLPQRALYSASKGAVLSLTLAMAADHVREGIRVNCVNPGTVDTPWVGRLLDSAADPAGERAALNARQPHGRMVDPAEVAGAVAYLASPLSGSTTGTSLAVDGGMQGLRLRPVQ from the coding sequence GTGGCGGTCCTGGACCTGGCTCCCGAAACCAGCCCGCACTTTGGAGTGCAGTGCAACGTTGCCGACGACGCCTCGGTGCGTACCGCCGTCGAGCGCGTTGTACAGCAGTTCGGCCGTCTGGACATCGTGATCAACAACGCAGGCATCGGCGCGCAAGGTGACATTGCCGCGAATGACGACGACGAGTGGCTGCGTGTCCTCAACGTCAACGTGGTGGGAATCGCCCGCGTCAGCCGCGCAGCACTGCCGCACCTCCGCGAGTCTCCGGCGGCCGCGATTGTGAACACCTGTTCCATCGCGGCGACGGCCGGACTCCCGCAGCGTGCTCTGTACTCGGCGTCGAAGGGTGCAGTCTTGTCGCTGACACTCGCCATGGCAGCGGACCATGTGCGCGAGGGCATCCGCGTGAACTGCGTGAACCCCGGCACCGTAGACACTCCGTGGGTTGGTCGGTTGCTCGATTCAGCCGCTGACCCCGCTGGCGAGCGCGCTGCCCTCAACGCCCGCCAACCGCACGGCCGGATGGTGGACCCCGCTGAAGTAGCCGGCGCCGTCGCCTACCTGGCGAGCCCACTGTCCGGGTCGACGACGGGAACCTCCTTAGCGGTCGACGGCGGCATGCAGGGACTGCGGTTGCGGCCAGTTCAGTAG